The region CTTGTGGAGCAAATGAGGGAGGAGAGAGTGTGGCGCGACGAGGCTGTGGATAAGTGGAAGAAGCTATATCTTGCCATTAAGGCCGAGCTTGATGATCTCATTCAGAAGACTCACCATGGTGCATCTCTCCCCCTTTTCTCATACTCGCACgcacacgcacacgcacacACAAAAATAAAGCCTACACCATTTGCTTCAGAAGACTTACTTTGCATGATTCCACGCATGGTGCAAATCTTGGCAACCCAGAAACATGTTATCACTAGTTTTCATTAACAAAGTAGATTCCCCTCATTTCATGTCATATTGTCGTTTCCATGGAAGAGTGATTCTTGGGGGCTGAACTAATCCTCTTCTTAAACTCACTCCTAGAGACAACACACGATCTAGTACATGTTTTCACATATTAATCAATTACCTGTGCATTTATTCAATGTCTTGCAAATATTTCAGTTTTATCATCCAGTGCCGCGCAAACCTCAATGTCTAGCGCATGGCACATGCTACTAGAATTGGCATGCTCCACAACTTCCTTTTGTCAAACATCCTaaaaagttgattgaagttGTCCAAGAATGGGTCCCAATAATACATTTTTGCTTCTCCTGAAGATAATGTGTTACTGTACATGAGGTAGTGATCAGTGGCCAACATCTCTTCTCATCCCAAGTCGCTTACTGTTTAACCACATCAATCCTTTGTGATAACATCTATGggagttttctttttcaaaaaagaagttGAGCATTTCTTGTTGCCATCACttgatacaaaataaaaatatgtgggCACAAAATGCAAGATTACAGAGCATCAGAGTCATATTAAATCACTTTTATTAAATGATATGGCCTTGAGTATCTATTTTAACCACTACTTTTCCTTTGGTCAATTGGTATACCAATTATGCTGATACACTGATTAAGAAACTATGACAGtgcaaaaaataatcaatgaatGACAGTTTTGTATGCTTGCAACTCGGTTGTGCAGGAGATGGCTTGTACTGGAgagcagaggaagaagaaatgaTTGAGGAGCTGAAGATGGAAGTGAAGGCCAAGGAAGGATGTATAGAGGAGCTGAAAGCACAATTAGCTTTAGCGAAGAAAGAAGAATACAATAGGGCAAGGGAGGTCGATATTCTGCGGCAGAGCTTGAAAATCATGAGCAGTAGGAAGGCATCCAGCTTTGCTCTTAGCAAACCGAAGTTAGAACTTGTGAAACAGGCTAGAAAAGCATAGCTAGCTTTACAAGTAAAATCTATATTAAAATATCGATGGACTGTGTAATCTTTTTCAAGTCAACTTGAGCAAGGACCGTGCAAATCTTACATTACTAAAACACAGTACCTTTTTTTTGCCCCTTTTCGGATTATACTTGGCACGGTAGTTTGCTAGTTAATAAGTGCACAGATGAAGGGTTTTTGTGTAGATTACGTGAGGTAGTAACCCCTAAAAAAAGGGGACAAAAAATGGTTAAATCGATGAGAGGAGTTAGGCCACTACTATTTTCTCTTATTCCTCTCCAATCAAGTTGCTTAGTGAACCAACTTCATTTGCAATAAAAGCTTGAATTTCAACATTAACCCTTTTGCCAAGAGGGGGTTTAATTAGAAATGTTTTGAAAGGATAAGTTTTTCTATCTTCCTCGAACTTGTAACCACTCTATCTTTCACTTGCACAGTCACTAAGATTCAATTAACATTCCTAatcatatttcaaataaatctaGTTGTTGATTTCACGGAGATCTTGTGAAGGGTTTATAAATTCGACGACCATTTGGCTCTTTTAGGAGACTTCAGTAATTAAGTAATAATCCAAGTTGATTCAAAAGCAGAAAGCCCTCTGGCCGTTTGACATCTACCAACAACGATCTGAGATTTGGTGAACAAGATACAGGTCTTAATTTTAGTGAGATTGGATGGCCAACCATCCTCTTCAATTGGACAATGGACTTCATTTTATTAAAGATCTCCATGGAAGGATTAGCGCCAATGAAAAGATGATAAGAGAATATGAGGGTAGACCAGGAAAAAAGAACTCCGTACTGAATAGTATTTTGATATTGAGATTGTACAACATCCAATCATACAAATTGTCACGGAAATGTGTGATCtggatttgatataaatattgcTGTAAAGATACATTTCCTACCCCACAGACCCACCCCTACCTAAGCTGTAGTGCTTTACATGTATTCTTTTGATGGGTTTCCTATAAGACTGACAGACTGTTACATGCTGCATACAGACACATTGCCTGATAACCTCCGAAGAATTATTCAGCATTAATGACAGGACAGGAACGTACATGAATATGCTTCGGCTGCTAGCATTCAGATATTACTGCCTTCTTAGCTGGTCGAGAAGCTATCTCGTTCACTGCTTTCTACCCTTCCAAAAGTCTGGTAGTTTGATCTCACAGTCTGACCAAAGAAAAACGTGCATAGATGAATGTCTGGATAAGCATGGTAACCCGTAATTATGAAAGCTTTTTGGTATACTTAACACTATGCAGTTCAATAAATGGACATTACACGAAAGAGTGAATCTCTGGAACAATGTTATAGGAAATAATCGACAGAGTGATAACTACCGATTATGTAAAAGCTTCAAGGGACACAGGAACTTGAAACTATTAGCAAATGAATTGATCTCAGGAAAGTAAATTAATTTCCACTTCTACCACAAGTAACCATCAAggaaatcaaatatattattactcTAATTAACTGGatgaaaataatcatttaacaagaTGCCATGTACCTCAAGCAGCGTGATGTAATAGAAATCCTCCATATGATGCAGAATCCCCCGTCCATCTCGCATTGAactgaataaatatatttcagtTAGCAATATTTTCTCAATGAGCTCCTTCTCACCTTTCATCTGTTCAAAATATTCACAGCCAAAGCTCACTAATCATATTGGTATTTCAGATGAATATAAACATGAGACACCGAATGCTGCCTGTATGAATGTTGATTTAGAAATaactctttattattatcattgttctAACAAGATCCTAAGAATCTTTGATCAATAATGCTACTTACTGGTATGTATATTCTTCCCATCAACTATCAACATGCCCCGGGAACTTTTTGCTAATTGGTAGTGTTGAATGCTCAACTCTACCATGGTTGGATGACTAGTCAGTTTAGGAACCACTAGGTCAATTTAAGAACCAGCTAGGTTGAGAAAAAATTCCAGCTACTAACCCAACACCAAGTATATTAGAAATTGGCTCACAGCAAAACCCCCAATAATAGAAAATTGCAAGAACAtacacaaggaggaatcaacataTTGCCTTAGGTAATACCAAAACAGTCAAGGAGGTTAAACTATCTCGAGTACTAGGTTACACCAATGAATACTGTGGAGTATTTCACTGTCAATCTAGTTGACTAAAAGTTTCTTTCTCATAAGATCACAGTTAAACTGCATTGCCAATGAATAAGTGACTAGCAGTCTGCATCAGCAATAACCATCAATTGCATGAATTTATCCACTGTTAATTGTCTTCAAGTTGAGCCTGATGAGTCAGCCACGTTGAGGTGGCAGACATATAGCAGACACAAAAGGGGGACATTTTTTAGATTCCTTTGGGGATTTTAAgccaaactaaaaaatttctttcactGCAAGAACTTACCTCCAACTGCAACTTTCCTCCACCGCCCATCCCTTCCAGATTGATCAGCACCTCGTACAAGTTTCCTGGAAAGGCACGTGCTATTTAATCATTTTTGCAGAAAGGGTATGCAGTCCATATATCCAAACTTTGTcttctttttacttttcataCACATCGAATGAACTTGTACTTGTGGAATTAAACTTAATCACTCGAGGAAACCTCCTTTAGTTAGTGCAATCATCAATCTAGTGGCAAAAAATCATGCTGGGGTATTATTAAACTTGCAGCAAACCACCGATTCAAGAATAATGACAGCCACagacaacttttttcaaacagCTCTGCGCATGCACATGTTTGATCGAAATCTCACCGTCACATAAGCATTTCAGACCAATGCCTATGTTACCCATGCGCTTATGTGGAGTTACAAGGTTTGCATCCCAAGCTGCAACCTGAAGctcaaaaacaaagaattagTAGCGAGTTGCAACTCATAATGAAAATGATAGCTTCCAATTCTGAGCACATGTTGATGCATTACATCATGCGTTTGTATTGCACAAGAAGCTTCAGTCATAATTGGCACAAACAAAATCATTCACCAAAAATGTCATCAAGACCAAACTAGTAGTGGTGATAGCAGACTAAAATAGGAATAAGATGTGCTAGTTAATTGGAGATAATTAATCATAAGGCGTGATTCTTAATAGGATACCCTACTGGAATAAAGAGATCCTGCCaaccaattatttaaaaacaccttCCTAAACAAAGATGCTCCAGTCTGGTCAGCCCAGCATGATTATAATCGCGTCAATGGATGGATGTGAGAAGGTAAATTAGaagattaattttaagtaattatTGCCTGGCAGAACCACCAATGTACAGGTACTAGTGCACCCTTTGGTAAGCGATGAAAGCCATTGGCGAACATCTGTTTCATACGCAAAAGGACGCACACATTCAATAGTGCATGGGCCTGACCATTTGGTCTATTTACACAGGCTACCATATAGTTTCTAAAGTAACCTCAACACTCATACATGGAAAGTACacgagagggagggagggggagagagagaagacttcatattaataataaaaacgatCTCACCTGAGACAGGCAAAAACAAGTGGAAGGACAAGAAGacagattttaaaaaatgagatcTCAATTAAAAAGCTCTAGTCCTTGAACCATAAGCTTGATCCCTTTAAGTGTTGGGTTTCCTCTCCTTCCAGTCCAATTGCTAGTGTTCCTTTCTTCATAGGAACTAGAGATGATGTGTTGTGTAAATTCAGAAACTTGTAAGGGATATCCATGCTTACTTTTAGAGTGACTATTTAAATTGgcattataatttcttttagaaaaatatgCTATTGGAATTTGTTCATTTATGTACttctgtcaaaaaaaaaaaaaaaacagattagaAAGAATGATACAAAGTATACAGAAACTTGAAATGCACCCCCAGCACGCTCCCAAATgagaaacaaatttataaattcagAAAGAATAAGAATTTACCTGAAGATTTTTGGTCAGAGGCAGCTTAACGTTAATAGTGAAGTCCTTGTCCCAAGTTGGCTCCTTTTTCCTGTTATCATTAAATGATTTACATGTGTTTATTTTGTTAGCAGTTCAGagcaaacttttaaaaatttttattcttcTGCTATTTTGCAACGATGTCAGTGtgtaaaatttataaacaacTCAAATGCTATACTAAATTTTGATACACTGCTATATTGCATCATGTAGAAGAAGGTCAGATGGGCCCTCCattaaaatgaaaggaaaatagTGATTGAGAAAGCAAACAACTATTAGTGACATGATAGTTGTCACCCAACAGAAGTGGATAGAATATAGAGTTGATTTTTGGGCTTGAGTTTTATAACAGTTCGGGCAAATCTTCCAGTCCATAAGATTATTCCGCAACCCTGGCGAGATCATCCTCACAAATTTCCCAGTTAGCAAAAGCCATTACTCTAGCAGAGCATAAAAGCGAATATAGTACCACTCGGAACCACATTTTTATGAGTTCCTTCTCCAATGGAGATGTTAAAACTGCATGAAGTATGGAATGAAAAGCCATTTCAATGTGAAATATCAAGGATTGTCCAAAatctgaaggaaaaaaaaaacaagttgattgtaAGGCTCGAGCCAATCTCTCAGTCATCTTAGTAATCTGCGTTCCTTTTCCGGAGGAGATTGCAAGTACAGGATTCAGGAAGGCATAAAAGTTTTTCAAGATGCAAGTAGTATCAGGGATTGATGAAAATTCAAACCACAACGGGGAATAAAAATTATAGACGCTACAACTGCCCTCCCATTCGTCTGtgtaacaaaattaaaacaagtgcattaaaataaataaaaagcagatTTGAAACGGAATT is a window of Populus nigra chromosome 10, ddPopNigr1.1, whole genome shotgun sequence DNA encoding:
- the LOC133705535 gene encoding uncharacterized protein LOC133705535; the encoded protein is MQFTHLPSNSNPIMDCLGGKKKSKKCEKGLRGLTEKVWLFQEEIQAIMYEREKEARAYERDMIVFAFKRAEWKQERKKLKEEVKRLRKVVEEKDERIRVLEDRSIGRKSEKGDEFLGTSSFLVEQMREERVWRDEAVDKWKKLYLAIKAELDDLIQKTHHGDGLYWRAEEEEMIEELKMEVKAKEGCIEELKAQLALAKKEEYNRAREVDILRQSLKIMSSRKASSFALSKPKLELVKQARKA
- the LOC133705534 gene encoding uncharacterized protein LOC133705534 isoform X3, which translates into the protein MEFAPPRVLVKRVMLIIRRLRRLLFNKRKRTTTNVLLLISISLSFLLVSLTKPIPAPLLREIYDGQLFIKLKKGFDFPALDPWVLKSKVKWGKKEPTWDKDFTINVKLPLTKNLQVAAWDANLVTPHKRMGNIGIGLKCLCDGNLYEVLINLEGMGGGGKLQLEMKGEKELIEKILLTEIYLFSSMRDGRGILHHMEDFYYITLLETVRSNYQTFGRVESSERDSFSTS